Proteins encoded together in one Terriglobia bacterium window:
- the gndA gene encoding NADP-dependent phosphogluconate dehydrogenase, with protein MVKRHLGVMGMGVMGKNLALNAESKGFSAAGFDIDQGKVQKVAEAVAGKQITVTSSLKDFVAALEKPRRILMMVPAGKAVDAALNDLKPNLEKEDIVIDGGNSYFKDTERRGQELEQSGLRFFGMGVSGGEEGALHGPSLMPGGHEDSYRHLEPMLTQMAAQTKDGPCVTYLGPRGAGHYVKMVHNGIEYGILQIICETYDIFKNVLRFTTPEIHDIFDEWNASDLNSYLLEITTLVLGKKDDETGQPLVDLIVDEAQQKGTGKWTAQDAMDLGVAVPTLTYAVEARILSGQKKERVAASNILSGPKEVFSGDLTVFLNHMREAYRVAVMVCYAQGFEQLRVASQEYQYNLNYAEIARIWKGGCIIRAKMLDHIQQSFAMDSALPNLMLAPTFSSTINKSSVALRDVVKESTHVGTPCVAFSTSLGYIDSYRQERLPANLLQALRDCFGAHTYHRTDKEGVFHTEWTK; from the coding sequence ATGGTCAAGAGGCACCTTGGAGTGATGGGAATGGGAGTGATGGGCAAGAATCTTGCCCTCAACGCGGAGAGCAAAGGCTTCTCGGCAGCCGGTTTCGATATCGATCAGGGAAAAGTCCAGAAAGTTGCCGAAGCTGTGGCGGGCAAGCAGATCACGGTGACGAGTTCCCTCAAGGATTTTGTGGCGGCGCTCGAAAAGCCGCGGCGCATTTTGATGATGGTCCCGGCTGGCAAGGCAGTAGACGCCGCTCTCAATGATCTGAAGCCCAATCTCGAGAAGGAAGACATCGTCATCGATGGCGGCAACTCCTACTTTAAAGACACCGAGCGCCGCGGGCAGGAGTTGGAGCAATCGGGATTGCGATTCTTTGGAATGGGCGTGAGCGGCGGCGAGGAAGGCGCGCTCCATGGGCCGTCTCTGATGCCGGGCGGACACGAAGATTCCTACCGGCACCTTGAGCCTATGCTCACCCAAATGGCGGCGCAGACTAAGGACGGCCCATGCGTCACATACCTTGGGCCCCGCGGCGCCGGCCATTACGTCAAGATGGTCCACAATGGCATTGAGTACGGCATCCTGCAGATCATCTGTGAAACGTATGACATCTTCAAGAATGTGCTTCGGTTTACAACCCCGGAAATTCACGACATCTTTGACGAATGGAACGCCTCCGATCTCAATTCCTACCTGCTGGAAATCACCACGCTGGTTCTGGGCAAAAAAGATGACGAAACCGGCCAGCCGCTCGTCGACCTGATCGTCGATGAGGCCCAGCAGAAAGGCACCGGGAAGTGGACAGCTCAGGATGCCATGGACCTGGGCGTGGCGGTGCCGACACTGACTTACGCCGTGGAGGCGCGCATCCTCTCCGGACAGAAAAAAGAACGCGTCGCCGCGTCGAACATCCTGAGCGGGCCGAAAGAAGTCTTCTCAGGCGACCTCACGGTATTCTTGAACCACATGCGGGAAGCCTATCGGGTAGCGGTGATGGTCTGCTACGCCCAGGGTTTTGAGCAGCTTCGGGTGGCCTCTCAGGAATATCAGTACAACCTCAACTATGCGGAAATCGCCCGCATCTGGAAAGGCGGCTGCATTATCCGCGCCAAGATGCTCGACCACATCCAGCAGTCCTTTGCCATGGATTCGGCTCTGCCAAACCTGATGCTGGCACCGACCTTCAGCTCAACCATCAACAAATCCTCGGTGGCGCTGCGGGACGTCGTGAAGGAGTCAACTCATGTCGGTACGCCGTGCGTGGCCTTTTCAACGTCTCTCGGTTACATCGACAGCTATCGGCAGGAACGCCTTCCGGCAAACCTGCTGCAGGCACTGCGTGATTGCTTTGGCGCACACACTTATCATCGCACGGATAAAGAAGGTGTGTTCCACACGGAGTGGACAAAGTAA
- a CDS encoding CoA-acylating methylmalonate-semialdehyde dehydrogenase, with translation MATRELQLYINGEWQRSKTVDYQDVTNPATGDVLGRVPLATREDINCAVRAASQAFPDWRRTPPENRIQYLFKLKQILEDHFEEIARTITIENGKTLAESRGELRRAVENVEVACGIPSLMQGYNLEDVAQGIDETMIRQPLGVVAAITPFNFPAMIPFWFLPYALACGNTFILKPSERVPLSSAFLFELMDQLKLPPGVLNLVHGAKIAVDALLEHPDVRAISFVGSTPVAKYVYAQAAAHGKRVQCQGGAKNPVLVLPDADMDAATRITCDSAFGCAGQRCLAVSVAVTVGEARERFTQSITDAASSIRVGNGLQEDVQMGPVITPESKARIQSFISKGVDDGAKVLLDGRNDSIANGKGNFLRPTLLEDVPPASVVAQNEIFGPVLSVNHVKTLDEGIEFLGRNPYGNQASIFTTSGAAARRFRYEVPVGNLGINIGVAAPMAYFPFSGWKDSFFGVLHAQGRDAVQFYTQEKVVIERWPKEWSRKF, from the coding sequence ATGGCAACCCGTGAACTGCAACTCTACATCAATGGCGAGTGGCAGCGGTCAAAAACCGTTGACTATCAGGACGTGACAAATCCGGCAACGGGCGACGTGCTCGGACGGGTGCCGCTCGCCACCCGCGAAGACATCAATTGCGCCGTGCGCGCCGCCAGCCAGGCATTCCCTGATTGGCGCCGGACCCCGCCCGAAAACCGCATCCAGTATCTCTTCAAACTTAAGCAGATTCTTGAGGACCACTTTGAAGAGATCGCCCGGACCATCACCATCGAAAACGGAAAGACTCTGGCGGAATCGCGCGGCGAACTTCGGCGCGCCGTCGAAAACGTTGAAGTGGCATGCGGAATCCCTTCGCTGATGCAGGGCTACAACCTGGAAGACGTGGCGCAAGGAATTGATGAAACCATGATCCGCCAGCCGCTGGGCGTGGTGGCTGCGATCACGCCCTTCAATTTTCCGGCAATGATTCCCTTCTGGTTCCTGCCTTATGCCCTGGCATGCGGCAACACTTTTATCCTGAAGCCGTCCGAACGGGTGCCGCTATCAAGCGCCTTTCTGTTCGAGCTGATGGACCAATTGAAGCTTCCCCCCGGCGTCCTCAATCTGGTTCACGGCGCCAAAATCGCGGTTGACGCCCTGCTCGAACATCCCGACGTCCGCGCCATCAGCTTTGTGGGCTCAACGCCAGTGGCCAAGTATGTCTACGCCCAGGCGGCGGCCCACGGCAAGCGTGTGCAATGCCAGGGCGGAGCCAAGAACCCCGTGCTGGTTCTGCCGGACGCCGACATGGACGCCGCAACTCGGATTACCTGTGACAGCGCGTTCGGGTGCGCCGGCCAGCGATGCCTGGCGGTTTCTGTTGCGGTCACGGTGGGCGAAGCGCGGGAAAGGTTTACGCAAAGCATCACGGACGCCGCGAGCTCAATTCGCGTTGGCAACGGTCTGCAGGAAGATGTGCAAATGGGGCCGGTGATCACGCCGGAGAGCAAGGCGCGAATCCAAAGCTTCATTTCCAAAGGCGTGGACGACGGCGCCAAAGTGCTGCTGGACGGCCGCAACGACTCCATTGCGAATGGTAAAGGCAATTTCCTCAGGCCCACTCTGCTGGAGGATGTGCCGCCCGCAAGTGTGGTAGCCCAGAACGAAATTTTTGGACCCGTGCTCAGCGTAAACCACGTCAAGACCCTGGACGAGGGGATTGAATTCCTCGGCCGCAATCCTTATGGCAACCAGGCTTCGATTTTCACCACCAGTGGGGCCGCCGCGCGCCGGTTCCGGTATGAGGTCCCGGTCGGCAACCTCGGGATAAACATCGGCGTGGCCGCGCCCATGGCCTATTTCCCTTTCAGCGGTTGGAAAGACAGCTTCTTCGGCGTGCTGCACGCTCAGGGCCGTGACGCCGTCCAGTTCTATACACAAGAGAAGGTCGTCATCGAACGCTGGCCGAAGGAGTGGTCGCGCAAATTCTAA
- a CDS encoding aspartate aminotransferase family protein, whose translation MTRDEIIRKHKEYLFNCVATYYKDPLVLDYGKGQYLCDVDGNRYLDFLGGIVTISVGHANERVNSKVKAQIDRLQHASTLFPSEPIVALAEKMAQIAPGKLQKSYFTNSGSEANEVAVLTARMHTGNYDILALRHGYSGHTQLAKSLTGLSTWRKAGIVPFGVIQAPGPYCYRCPYGLTYPSCELHCAKDVEEVIKTSTGGAVAGMLAETIQGLGGVVVPPPGYFKIVANIVRNYGGLFIADEVQAGFGRTGKRWFGIEHWEVEPDMMTCAKGMANGVPVGCTITRPEIADSFKGLTISTFGGNPVTCVAAKATIDLIEEDRLMDNAETAGRRFREGLEALKEKHASIGDVRGMGLMVGVELVKDRKTKEPAGDLANKALERTRANGLVIGKGGLYANVLRMSPPLNIPAADIDQAVAILDKSLEEAAKA comes from the coding sequence ATGACCAGAGATGAAATCATTCGCAAGCATAAAGAGTATCTCTTCAACTGCGTCGCAACCTATTACAAAGACCCGCTGGTCCTCGACTATGGCAAGGGACAGTATCTTTGCGATGTGGATGGGAACAGGTATCTTGACTTCCTGGGCGGCATCGTAACCATCAGCGTGGGGCACGCCAATGAAAGAGTGAACTCAAAAGTCAAGGCCCAGATCGACCGTCTGCAACACGCCTCGACGCTTTTCCCCTCCGAACCTATCGTGGCGTTGGCCGAAAAGATGGCCCAGATCGCGCCCGGCAAACTGCAGAAAAGTTACTTCACCAACAGCGGCTCTGAGGCCAATGAGGTGGCCGTGCTGACGGCGCGCATGCATACCGGCAATTACGACATCCTTGCGCTGCGCCACGGTTACAGCGGGCATACGCAACTGGCGAAATCCCTCACCGGGCTTAGCACCTGGCGAAAGGCCGGCATCGTCCCGTTCGGTGTCATTCAAGCGCCCGGGCCCTACTGCTACCGCTGCCCCTACGGTCTCACCTACCCAAGCTGCGAGCTGCACTGCGCGAAGGACGTTGAAGAGGTCATCAAGACTTCCACCGGCGGCGCAGTGGCCGGCATGCTGGCGGAGACCATCCAGGGTCTGGGTGGCGTGGTGGTGCCTCCCCCTGGATATTTCAAGATTGTGGCCAACATCGTGCGCAATTACGGCGGGCTTTTCATTGCCGACGAAGTCCAGGCGGGTTTCGGGCGCACCGGCAAGCGCTGGTTCGGCATCGAGCACTGGGAGGTTGAGCCGGACATGATGACTTGCGCCAAAGGCATGGCCAACGGCGTTCCCGTCGGCTGCACGATCACTCGGCCGGAAATCGCAGACAGCTTCAAGGGCCTGACCATCTCAACCTTCGGCGGCAATCCCGTCACCTGCGTTGCGGCCAAGGCAACCATCGACCTGATTGAAGAAGACCGTCTGATGGACAACGCCGAGACGGCGGGAAGGCGTTTCCGAGAAGGCCTTGAAGCCCTGAAGGAAAAGCATGCCTCCATTGGCGATGTCCGCGGAATGGGTTTGATGGTGGGTGTCGAACTGGTGAAAGACCGGAAAACCAAGGAGCCTGCTGGGGACCTCGCCAACAAAGCCCTGGAGCGGACTCGGGCCAATGGCCTGGTGATTGGCAAAGGCGGCCTCTACGCCAACGTCCTGCGAATGTCGCCACCGCTCAACATCCCAGCGGCTGATATCGACCAGGCGGTTGCCATTCTGGATAAGAGTCTGGAAGAGGCGGCGAAGGCATAA
- a CDS encoding aldo/keto reductase, which produces MKYRELGRTGWKVSEISFGAWAIGSMWGSVDEKESMAALHKALDVGINFFDTADVYGDGRSERLLGRLRKERKETFYIATKAGRRLTPHTPEGYNRENLSRFVEDSLRNLQTDCVDLIQLHCPPNKVYYTPETFEALEGLVKAGKIRHYGVSVRTCEEGLKALEYPGIQSVQIIFNMFRHRPAELFFPEAKRRRVGILARVPLASGMLTGRMSRETTFAQDDHRSFNREGAKFDKGETFSGVEYNLGLDIVDQLRPLVPGGATMAQFALRWILMFDAVICAIPGGKRPSQVEDNARASGLPPLGDEVMRKVREIYDMRLRAEVHQRW; this is translated from the coding sequence ATGAAATACCGGGAATTGGGCAGGACAGGATGGAAGGTTTCAGAAATCAGTTTTGGCGCGTGGGCCATCGGCTCGATGTGGGGAAGCGTCGATGAGAAGGAATCGATGGCGGCTCTCCACAAAGCTCTCGATGTCGGCATCAACTTTTTCGATACCGCCGACGTTTACGGTGACGGCCGCAGCGAGCGGCTACTGGGACGGCTCCGCAAAGAGCGCAAGGAAACTTTTTACATCGCCACCAAAGCCGGCCGCCGCCTGACCCCCCATACCCCTGAAGGCTATAACCGCGAAAACCTGAGCCGCTTTGTGGAAGACAGCCTGCGCAATCTGCAGACGGATTGCGTCGATCTCATTCAGCTCCACTGCCCGCCCAACAAGGTCTATTACACTCCGGAAACCTTTGAGGCGCTTGAAGGGCTGGTGAAGGCCGGGAAAATCCGCCACTACGGTGTCAGCGTCCGCACCTGCGAAGAGGGCCTGAAGGCGCTGGAATATCCGGGCATCCAGAGCGTTCAGATCATCTTCAACATGTTCCGCCATCGCCCGGCGGAGCTCTTTTTTCCTGAAGCCAAACGCCGCCGCGTGGGCATCCTGGCGCGAGTGCCGCTGGCCAGCGGCATGCTGACCGGCCGCATGTCCCGCGAAACCACTTTCGCCCAGGACGACCACCGCAGTTTCAACCGCGAGGGGGCGAAATTTGACAAGGGCGAAACCTTCTCCGGCGTCGAATATAATCTGGGCCTCGATATCGTCGATCAGTTGCGCCCGCTGGTCCCCGGGGGAGCTACCATGGCGCAATTTGCTCTGCGCTGGATTCTCATGTTTGACGCCGTCATCTGCGCCATTCCCGGCGGCAAGCGGCCTTCACAGGTGGAAGACAACGCGCGCGCGTCCGGCCTGCCGCCCCTCGGCGATGAGGTGATGCGTAAAGTGCGCGAGATCTATGACATGCGGCTGCGGGCTGAGGTGCATCAGCGCTGGTAA
- a CDS encoding glycosyltransferase family 39 protein, producing MPNRAGRCFLKFLEWNRTIYIILAVGLALRILALSLVAHIPLRNEAPGYMGMAAQLLHHQNFEPYWPPGVPYYLYLVQKLFGESILVARASILPIYLVFTVFLFFLVRQVVTLRAANLAALIFVFYPPYVRDSFNPSTEYPAAACVMGIVLFMTLAERKPSFAFIALTGVTLGGLVLIRPSSLLVAAFVCYYLFRRLRNVKIAVAPLVIAAILVSAWLWKAYTLTGRFVAINDSNSQNLFWGNNPYTPLYATWGEAQGEIGISAGYRSLLARIDRESPQARDRLYTELALNHIKSRPGLFVLRTLNRARAYFGFPVHYAEPLKGVLGKRSRMWAAILLTVADVLFYWALMAQAIIFLFNAKEASLVSDRRLCLLGTALAYALPYWLSVSQPRYNFPVVPLLAVFAVAFLDLLLQGRASEVLLPIRESARRRYAMLLVLAAFAYIQIEWIYVNYFRLGG from the coding sequence GTGCCAAATCGCGCTGGGCGATGTTTCCTGAAATTTTTGGAATGGAATCGGACCATTTACATCATTCTGGCGGTTGGCCTGGCCCTCCGGATCCTCGCATTAAGCCTCGTAGCCCATATCCCCTTGCGAAACGAAGCTCCTGGTTACATGGGGATGGCGGCTCAGCTCCTGCACCACCAGAATTTTGAACCCTATTGGCCGCCTGGCGTTCCTTACTATCTTTACCTCGTTCAAAAGCTCTTCGGGGAGAGCATTCTGGTGGCTAGAGCTTCGATCCTTCCAATTTACCTGGTATTTACCGTGTTTCTATTTTTCCTCGTAAGACAGGTAGTGACCCTTAGGGCAGCGAATCTGGCGGCTCTCATTTTTGTTTTCTACCCGCCCTATGTTCGAGATTCCTTCAACCCTTCGACGGAATATCCCGCCGCGGCTTGCGTGATGGGGATCGTGCTCTTCATGACCCTGGCTGAGAGGAAGCCCTCCTTCGCCTTCATTGCTCTGACGGGCGTTACTTTGGGCGGACTCGTCTTAATCAGGCCAAGCAGTCTGCTGGTAGCCGCGTTCGTGTGTTATTACCTCTTCAGACGGTTGAGGAATGTGAAGATCGCGGTCGCCCCACTCGTGATTGCAGCCATTCTCGTGTCGGCATGGCTGTGGAAAGCCTATACGCTAACGGGGCGATTCGTAGCCATCAATGACTCGAATTCGCAAAACCTCTTTTGGGGAAATAACCCCTATACACCGCTCTATGCGACCTGGGGAGAGGCTCAAGGGGAAATCGGCATCTCCGCGGGCTATCGTTCGTTGCTGGCCAGAATCGATCGCGAAAGTCCGCAGGCTCGAGATCGCCTTTACACAGAGCTTGCTTTAAACCACATCAAATCCAGGCCCGGCCTGTTTGTGTTGAGGACCTTAAATCGGGCTCGAGCCTATTTCGGTTTTCCGGTTCACTACGCGGAACCGCTGAAGGGCGTCCTGGGGAAGCGATCAAGAATGTGGGCGGCCATTTTACTGACCGTGGCAGACGTGCTTTTTTACTGGGCGCTGATGGCCCAGGCGATCATTTTCTTGTTCAATGCCAAAGAGGCGTCACTCGTCTCCGACCGCCGCCTTTGCCTTCTTGGGACAGCGCTGGCGTATGCTCTTCCGTACTGGCTATCCGTGTCGCAGCCACGTTACAATTTCCCTGTCGTTCCGCTTTTGGCGGTTTTTGCAGTAGCTTTTTTGGATTTACTTCTTCAGGGGCGCGCATCCGAGGTGTTGCTCCCCATCAGGGAATCCGCGCGCCGAAGATACGCCATGCTGCTGGTTCTTGCAGCTTTTGCTTATATTCAAATCGAGTGGATATACGTGAACTACTTCCGGCTTGGAGGCTGA
- a CDS encoding oligosaccharide flippase family protein produces the protein MIDIRAKLRAWSIDRGLARNMASLYGVQFANYLLPLVTIPYLTRVLGPLTWGLVAFAQAFGAYASIGIEYGFHLSATRAVAKNRASIGELANLVAGVMGVKLVLATAAGVIALSLGTWIPLFRAHPAFLRAAMFWAVAQSFSMLWYYQGLERMRLVAVLDVAGKAAATAGIFIIVHHPADGWKVLALQGGGSLLSVVVAAAMVYREVPLKLPDWRMVRDTLRMGWSMFLFRSSMGLYGAGNAFILGLFASPEAVGFYAGAEKLARALMGLLVPIHQSLYPRLSNLVQHNLPAAKRLGRSSMFLMSSTGAALSLAAFLGAPWAVPLVLGKGFAASIPVLQVMAALPLLDALGTTFGVLWMVPLGLDRQFNRAVMAGGVLNLILAVVFAPRFAQLGMAAVVVATEVFVVLALYIVLRRRGLGLLVPVQIERE, from the coding sequence ATGATTGACATCCGCGCCAAGCTCCGCGCTTGGTCAATTGACCGAGGTCTGGCGCGGAACATGGCCTCGTTATACGGCGTGCAGTTCGCCAATTACCTGCTGCCGCTCGTCACCATTCCCTACCTGACGCGCGTGCTGGGGCCGTTAACCTGGGGGCTGGTGGCCTTTGCGCAGGCCTTCGGCGCATATGCCAGCATCGGAATCGAATACGGCTTCCATCTGTCGGCTACTCGTGCGGTGGCAAAAAATCGTGCTTCCATAGGCGAACTCGCCAACCTGGTGGCTGGCGTGATGGGCGTCAAGCTGGTGCTGGCGACGGCTGCCGGGGTCATCGCGCTGAGTCTGGGAACGTGGATTCCGCTGTTCCGCGCGCATCCCGCTTTCCTCCGGGCGGCAATGTTCTGGGCCGTGGCGCAATCGTTCAGCATGCTTTGGTATTACCAGGGTCTTGAGAGAATGCGGCTGGTCGCTGTGCTCGATGTCGCGGGAAAAGCAGCGGCGACGGCGGGAATCTTCATCATCGTTCATCATCCCGCCGACGGCTGGAAGGTGCTGGCGTTGCAGGGCGGCGGCTCTTTATTATCCGTCGTTGTGGCCGCGGCAATGGTTTACAGGGAAGTTCCCCTTAAGCTTCCCGACTGGCGGATGGTCCGCGACACGCTGCGTATGGGATGGAGCATGTTTCTCTTCCGCAGCTCGATGGGTCTTTATGGCGCCGGCAATGCTTTTATCCTCGGGTTATTTGCCTCGCCTGAAGCCGTGGGTTTTTACGCGGGCGCCGAAAAGCTTGCGCGGGCGCTTATGGGTTTGCTGGTTCCTATCCACCAGTCTCTGTACCCCCGGCTCAGCAACCTCGTGCAGCACAACCTGCCCGCGGCAAAGCGGCTGGGTCGTTCAAGCATGTTTCTCATGAGTTCGACGGGGGCGGCGTTAAGCCTCGCCGCATTTCTTGGTGCTCCGTGGGCCGTGCCGTTGGTCCTCGGAAAAGGTTTCGCGGCCTCGATCCCAGTGCTCCAGGTGATGGCGGCACTGCCGTTGCTCGATGCTCTTGGCACAACCTTCGGCGTGCTGTGGATGGTGCCGCTGGGACTGGACCGGCAATTCAATCGTGCTGTCATGGCAGGCGGCGTGCTCAACCTGATTCTTGCGGTGGTGTTCGCGCCACGATTTGCGCAGCTTGGAATGGCGGCGGTCGTGGTTGCAACGGAAGTTTTCGTCGTGCTCGCGCTGTACATCGTGCTGCGCCGCAGAGGGCTGGGACTCCTGGTGCCGGTGCAAATTGAACGGGAATGA
- a CDS encoding response regulator transcription factor has product MPAAAALLVSEVMDRYPASKVVAVSERFDEANAFPLLRLGTKGLLTYSESPRDLGAALEALLEGSYAVPRVLLSRFVESILPSSRNRTMISSSVGLSRREREVLQAVLDNLSNKEIAGQLNISERTAKFHVSNLLAKFGVQRRADLILMSFNGTALGAVSQQQSTLQA; this is encoded by the coding sequence ATGCCAGCCGCTGCGGCCCTCCTGGTATCGGAGGTTATGGATCGTTACCCGGCGTCGAAGGTCGTCGCGGTCTCTGAAAGGTTTGACGAGGCCAACGCCTTCCCGTTGCTGCGGCTGGGAACCAAAGGGCTGCTAACCTATTCTGAGTCGCCCAGGGACCTGGGGGCTGCTCTCGAAGCCCTGCTCGAAGGCAGCTACGCGGTGCCTCGTGTTCTGCTTTCCCGGTTTGTCGAATCAATTCTGCCGAGTTCGCGCAACCGTACCATGATCAGCAGTTCTGTGGGATTGAGCCGGCGCGAACGCGAGGTCCTTCAGGCAGTGCTGGATAACCTTTCCAACAAAGAAATCGCGGGCCAGTTGAACATTTCCGAACGCACCGCAAAGTTCCACGTCTCGAACCTTCTGGCGAAGTTCGGTGTTCAACGGCGCGCAGACCTGATTCTGATGTCCTTCAATGGGACTGCACTGGGTGCGGTATCTCAGCAACAGAGCACCTTGCAGGCCTGA
- a CDS encoding DUF4097 family beta strand repeat-containing protein yields MKTKRTGLLMVALMAISVAAFADSRIEKTLSLEPGGKFVLQTDAGSVTVTGSSASGARVVITSNRDDLESLFNFDFNSSAGLAQVTARKKTLQWFSNVNLHFDVTVPSQTGLSIKTSGGSVKVTSLQGEQDLRTSGGSIDASEVRGNLMARTSGGSISVRDVTGNADLGTSGGGITVNSLNGSLQAGTSGGPIHIDGVTGRAVAHTSGGSIQAAFARGNNQGGELTTSGGSIRASLDPTANLDIDASTSGGSVSTDMPLRVQGTISQSKVHGTLGSGGQTLQLHTSGGSIRIASL; encoded by the coding sequence ATGAAAACGAAAAGAACAGGCTTACTGATGGTCGCCCTGATGGCAATCAGCGTTGCGGCATTCGCCGATTCGCGGATTGAAAAAACGCTGTCACTCGAGCCGGGCGGGAAATTTGTGCTCCAAACGGACGCGGGTAGCGTTACGGTAACAGGCTCGAGCGCCTCGGGCGCCAGAGTCGTCATCACCTCGAACCGTGACGATTTAGAGTCGTTGTTCAACTTCGATTTCAATTCAAGCGCTGGGCTGGCTCAAGTCACCGCGCGAAAGAAGACCTTGCAATGGTTCTCGAACGTCAATCTGCACTTTGATGTTACGGTGCCGTCCCAGACGGGCCTCAGCATCAAAACCAGCGGCGGGTCGGTTAAGGTTACTTCACTCCAGGGCGAACAGGACCTGCGCACTTCGGGAGGGTCGATTGACGCTTCCGAGGTTCGCGGAAATCTCATGGCCCGCACGTCGGGAGGTTCGATCAGTGTCCGGGATGTAACGGGCAACGCCGACCTGGGAACTTCGGGAGGCGGCATCACGGTGAATTCATTGAACGGGTCACTGCAGGCGGGAACCAGCGGGGGGCCCATTCACATTGACGGCGTGACGGGCCGCGCGGTCGCCCACACTTCGGGTGGCTCGATCCAGGCAGCTTTCGCGCGCGGCAACAACCAGGGAGGCGAGCTCACAACTTCCGGCGGCTCGATCCGGGCAAGTCTCGATCCAACGGCGAATCTCGATATCGACGCTTCCACTTCTGGAGGCTCTGTCTCGACCGATATGCCCTTGCGCGTTCAGGGCACGATATCGCAATCAAAGGTGCACGGCACGCTCGGCTCGGGCGGGCAAACGCTCCAACTGCACACGAGCGGTGGCTCCATCCGCATTGCGTCGCTGTGA